The genomic DNA TTTCTGTCAGTTATCTTGGGCATTTTTATGCAACATGGGTCTTACAGAAACATGGGGTAAGTTTGGATTCCGAAAGTGCGTCCATGAGTCTTGTTGCTGTTGCTGACCCAGGAGATTCAGTTTGACAGATTTTATATAAAAGGATCATTGGAATTGTTAAATATACTTTTTTTAGTTCGAGTCCATCTTTACTTGCTTCCTCTCGCCATGGTTGCAAATGTGGACCTTTACCAAAGGACTTTGAGTTTTGGCGCCACATGATACACTGTGCCAAGGACATTTTACAATTCAAAAGAAGTTCTGAAAATTCCCTTATCGACTGAACAAGTTCATGCATAATGTCACTATGTAGTTGCTACAGATACTTCAATTAATAAAGTAGGTAGTGGTATGGTTCAAATTCTACTTAATTCTTGCTTTATGTCATGAAGTGAGATCAGTGAGCCAGGATGGTCAGATTAAATCAAAAGCAATCATTTTCTCCTTTCTCCATCCTTGCTTACCTTGAACCCTGGGAGGTTCTAGTTCAAGGTAATCACAAGGACAGATAAACAGGAGGCTCTTCTGGAAGTCCCAACGGCACCCCTGATTTCTGATGCACCCCTGGATTCTGTTGCACCCCTGGATTCTGTGTATATGGACTTGGTTTCTCATGGTCCATGTTTTGTTTGCCTGAACTATGCCTCCTGCACATAGTCTTTAATGTGTTATGCACATAGTTTTTTACATCTTTCCATGTCCTGCCTTGCAGAGCTGGTTCAGCTGCAAGACATGCATCACATTCCTTTTTACCTGGAATCTTCATCAGTTTAGTGAAGTCTCCTAGCTGCCGCCTGACCGCAGCCTGAGCCTCATTACTCCATATCTTTGGTTTCCTTGGTGTTGCCACAGGACCTGCCTCTTGACCCTGTTCAGGTACTGTCATTGTTCCACCAACCCAGTCCTTAGCACTCTTAGCCTCTATTGTTTCTTTTTGTTTCTTTGCCAATcctttctttgtctgttttgTGGGGTCCGCTCTTGTAAGGCCATTCTTTCGTTTTATAGATTTTACTGTGTTGTGCACATAGTTTTTGATGTCCCTCCATGTCCTGTCTCTTAGAGCTGGTTCATTGTGCAGGCAAACTTCACAGTCCCGTTTACCTGGAACCTCCATCATTGAGATAAAGTGTCCCATCTGACGGTTCACCGCAGCCTTAGCTGCATCACTCCACATCCTCTGTTTCCACACTGTGCCCAACTTACCTGTCCCCACAGAACCTGTCCCCACAGGAACTGCACCCGCAGGCACTGCCCCGACAGGAAGTGTCTGTGTTGGAAGCGTCTGGGCAGGAAGTGTCTGCGCATGAAGTGTTGGTATAATAACTGTACGTGCTGGAAGTGTTTGAGCTGGAAGTGTCTGCGCAGCATATGTTCCAGCAGGATATGACCTCACAGGATTCATCCCTGAAGAAAATGATCTAGCAGGAGATGAGAGGTCATAAGGACTTGCAGGACATGCATTTGCAAGTTGTGTTTTTTCAGTACATGACCTTGCATCATGCGTCTCTGCTAGGTATGTCCCTGAAGCATATGAAGCTACTCGATAGGTCTCTGCAGGATGTGTCACAGTAGGATATGAACTTGCAGGATTTATCCCGGTAGGATATGCCCTCGCAGAATCTGTCCCTGCAGAACATGACCTCGGAGAATGTGATCCTGAAGGATATGACTTCGAAGGATATGTCCCAGCATGATATGACCTTATAGGCTGTAAACCAATAGTATATGACTTCGCTGAATATGTCCCTGTAGGATATGATGACCCAGTGGGATATGTGCCAGAAGGATATGTCCTTGCAGAATCTGTCCCTGCTGGATATGTCCCTATGAAATTAATACATACAGAAGAAAAGGATTCATGAATGTGCCATTATTATATATTGTTTAGAGGAACAGAGCAAATACTATAGAGTAATAAGTTGCAAGCTTCTCAAAAAATGTAGATCTAGCAAAAATGGAAAATGGCACCCAACATCTTTAATTGTGATTTTTTGACTGAACATTTAACCCTTGAAACAAAATGAAAATGTTCTCCAAATACTCTCCAAAGCAACAGATACTCACCATATGTAGGTGAAACAATCCTTTCCTCAGATGGTCCTGGAATTACCACTGGAACCTGATCCATTGCAAGCAGCAATTTGCTGATTTCTGCTAGATGTGCTGCGTTTTCAGACAGTCTGTAGTACTCTTTGTGGACCTGGGTGTCATGTCCCAATAATTTTGCCACCTGATCCAATTCACTTTCATTTAAGTTCAGAATTTGGCAATGGATAGCAACCTCTTTCCTCACTGTAGCATGGATCAGACTTTCAGGATTCTTTGCATTACACGCACGTCCAAATTTCCTCAAACAGTCGGACCCTCTGACGTAGCTTGCTGCATCGGGGCTCCTTGCAAAGACATAAGGGTTGTCCTTTGACACACCAACTTTGTCTCGGTTTGCAATTAGGATCTCAAGAGATGAGATCATCCTCGCCGTTAGTAGGACCGGCATTGTTCTACCATTTTTGCCTTCTATTTCCACCCTGGTTAATTTGTCGTCCCCAAGCTCCTGTTCCAGCCTTGAGAGGCTATTGAAAATGTCTGCACTAGCTGGAGATTTCTTTCTGTTTGTGTATGTTTCCAACAGCATTTTCGCAACCTCTCCTGTCCTTTTTCTGTTGAAGAGAGCTATTTCGGCAAGAAGAGTTTCATTGAGCTTTTTCCAGACAGCGTTGGTGGGGCTCTCGAGCAATTCTCTCTTTGCTGTGTCCTCTGCAACCTTGAGAAACTTCTGAAGTTTAATCAAATCCTCAGTTAGTGAAGTCACATCAACTTCATCACACTGAGGGACATCACTCAGGGACAGACCGGAAAAACAGTTATTCCAATTGTTTTCAAGCAGCTCAATGAACCTTTTGGCTTGTGCCTCTGCCTCACGGTCCTCTGTCATACGACTCTCCCCAAAAGCTATTTCAGTAGCTCTTTTCAAGGAATAGCCAATCTTTAACGCAAGAGATGGGGTCTTGTACCTGTCAGAGGTAGGGTCATGACCACTCATTTTCCTGGCAGCATGAACGGCCAATTTAAATTTGGATGGTACACATACCTCATGCAGATATTGGACACCACAGTCCATCTCATTTACAGTAAGTACAAATCTAGCCAATTCCCTCATTTTTGAACTAATATAAGTAAACTGTGACTTGGCATGGCCATGCTTTGCAGATAATGCATTGCCATATTTACATATCAGGGGATCATTTTTGATGTGGCATTGAATGTCATCTTGATTCATATTGTGTATTATTTCTTCACACCCTCCAGTAGAGTAGACAGGCAGTGGAAGAAGTCGAGAGGACGCAGCCTGGACCCGCACTCTTTTTCCTCCCCTCTTTTCATCTGGTCCTTTTCTGGCTTTACATGAGCCCTCATGCTTCCATAAATCTATTTTGTTGAAAAAAGCTAAGCAGTATTGGCAGGGCAGGTAGTCACGCACAGAAACACCATTGTAAGAGGGTCTTTTCTTTGTGACAATTTCTCCATCTCCACTTTGAAGAACTTCCAAGTTGTGTAGATAGTTGCCTTTGTTACGGAGTTGGTCAAGCAAGAGAGACCTGATTTTGGAGAGTTTGGGGAAGCTGATAGCATGAGCGACAGCTGCTTCTTCTGCGTGCATCCTTTCTAAATGTCTTGCAATTTTGTGGTGTGGTTCATTGCAATACAGGCAGAAGTACTTTTTGTCCCATTTTCTTTTACCGTCATCTGTCATACTACATGTGCTGACTGTCATTTTTGTGCTAGAACGTAAGTTTGACCTCGTACCTTTCCGTGGCACACATTTTTTGCTGCAAGGTTTTTTAGTTTGTGAGGTTTTTTGAAGGGACTGCTCCGATTCATTATTATCGCAGGAGCTTTCTGCTTTAGATGGAAGAGGATCTGACCCACTTGGGACATTTGAATCCAGTCTTTGTCCTTCTACCTCATCACCTGAACTGTTCTCGTCGTCACTTGAACTGCTCTCTTCAGCACAATTCTTTATGTCACATAAAGCTCTCTCCATGTCACATAAAGTCTTCACCACATCACATGAAGTATTCTCTTCATTGCGTGAAGGATTCTCTTCATCGTGTGAAGGATTCTCTTGCTTGTGTAAATGATGCCCTTTGTATAGAGGACTCCTCTCACGGTGAGGATTTCCTCTGCGGTGAGGATTATCTGCTGCACATAAAGGCCTCTCTTCATTATCACTTAAACTCTTCTTTTCCTCATTTAAATGCTTCTCTTTGCCACTTAAACTCTTCTGTTCAACAGTGCATGCCTGTAAAAGAACAAGTAAACGTAAGATTCATAAGACCTTATGATGCATTTAGTTTCAAATGTATGAAAAGTGGGACGTAAAACTTGGGGGGAAAAAGCACAAGTAGCTTCAAAGCTTTAGCAAGTTAGTATTTAACTTGTGTCAAAGAGAAATTTGGTTAACTATACTATCATACTAGACATCTGGGGTCCTCTGACCTGTTTCATATGGGTGAAAACCACATAGTATTGCTCATTAAAAACACACGTGCGGTACACATTGTGAGTCATTCAAATGATTGCCTCGGAGCACCTCAACAATGCTCTCAAACTTTAATCACAGTCAAACGAGAATCAATGCAATGGTTACACAGCACCAAACCGTGTAGACTTTGAATTCTTCCATAATAAAAACCACATGTGACTCATTCAAGGAACAGTTTATGGCTTTATTGTATTAAGCAGCGAACTACACCGTTTTCACATTGTAAATATGTCTGACGAGGAATTAATATTGTGATGTCAGATGAGATGCTACATGGAGACCATGAAGGTACAGAAAAGAAAAATGCCATGCAACTAGGCCTACATTTAGCCAGTGAATTTATTTCTAATTCTCCAGATATTCTGTATTTTGTAAATGGTGGGTGATTTGTGTGTGTTTTCACAAATAAGACCGGAATAAGACCCTAAAGCGTTTGGAAGCCTATGAAAATGAATAACAATCCCAGCTTCCAACTTAATTCTGGTACTTGCCCAACAGGTACCAGTTGCAGTAGTAAGTTTGAGAAATATAATACTTTCAATTCTCATAAAAGCAGGAGGGTACTACATTTATATGAAAGAGTCCTTAAAAACACTGATTGGACCGTAATAATACTATTGTGTCCTTATAATTGCACATCAAGTAAAGAAGACTATAATTAAAAACCCAAACAAAAGCATACTGTAACCGGGCAAGTATTAGTAACCTGTCATTtgtaaataaatgttttgttaaaATGGTAGATGTTAAACAGTGGTACATTTGAAACGGTAAAGAAAGGCTTTTCCACAGAATACATGCTCATGGCAGTAGTTTGTTAAAACGGTGAAAAAAGGCTTTGATCTATTAATATTATTTATATTGTACACAAAGACAACAGTATGGCAAAAGCTGAAATGAGTTACCAATATTGTAATGATTGACTCAATGAACCCTTTTTCCTTTTAGCTTGGGGCTATTCGTTGTTGTCGATAATGATGAGTGAAACGCAGCAGCATTTTTACATGCTCTGCGGTGGTACAAGAATACTTTTCTGAAGGCATTATTGTACCTGAGGCAAAGGTTGTATTTTATAGCTTCTTGTGAACTAACCTTTTGCTCATCATGTCCATTGTCTGTAAATGAGAAGATCATAACCGCCTTAGATCACTCTAGAAATGCAAAAAAACACTCAAAAAACATTCAAATCAATGTACAGCTCGGATTTATTAATTTCCAGGCATCAAGTTGGAAAAACAATTTATGAAGTATGGtggccatttttttttttataccaatGTAATAAACAATTTAAAACGGCATTTTCCTATTCAAGTTTCAAACATCTTTACAAAACCATCTGTAGATCCATTAGGCTAAATTAATAACGGAGTAGTTTAATGGCATAATCTGCTTACCTTTGTTGGCTCACTGGTCCTCAATGGATGCAGTCAGCTGGTATTGCAGTCGGATTCTCTCCTCGCAATCGATGTCCTGGTATTCAACCACTGCATGCCATTACTGGCTCTCACGTTTTATGCAATGTTTAATTATTAAACTGCATTATAACTTGATCAGAGTGGATAAGTTGATCAAATTTGAACGAGACTTgcaaaatgaaaaacaaaaaaatCTTCACTTATGCACAAATGTAATTAAAAGCagcaatatgtaactttcattCCCAGTCATTCCTACTGACCTTCCAGTAATTTCTGGAATAAAAGTAACATATTGTGGTTTTAATTGAGTAATGCATTTTGACACTTATGTACATTACTGGTCAAAAGTTgcagaacacctactcattcaagcgtttttctttattttactattttctacattgtagaataatagcgacgacatcaaaactatgaaataacacatatggaatgatgtaccaaccaacaaaaaaaagtgttaaacaaatcaaaatacactgctcaaaaaaataaagtgaacacttaaacaacacaatgtaactccaagtcaatctcACTTCTGTGAactcaaactgtccacttaggaagcaacaccgattgacaataaatttcacatgctgttgtgcaaatggaatagacaacaggtggaaattaaaggcaattagcaagacacccccaataaaggagtggttctgcaggtggtaaccacagaccacttctcagttcctatgcttcctggctgatgttttggtcacttttgaatgctggcggtgctttcactctagtggtagcatgagacggagtctacaacccacagaagtggctcaggtagtgcagctcatccaggatggaacatcaatgcgagctgtggcaggaaggtttgctgtgtctgtcattgtagtgtccagagcatggaggcgctaccaggagacaggccagtacatcaggagacgtggaggaggccgtaggagggcaacaacccagcagcaggaccgctacctccgccattgtgcaaggaggagcagaagGAGCACTACCAGAGCCctacaaaatgacctccagcaggccacaaatgtgcatgtgtctgctcaaacgtccacaggtgggggttgtgcttacagcccaataccgtgcaggacgtttggcatttgccagagaacaccaagattggcaaattcgccactggcgccctgtgctcatCACAGATGAAAGCACgttcacactgagcatgtgacagagtctggagacgccgcggataacgttctgctgcctgcaacatcttccagcatgaccggtttggcggtgagtCAGTCATGGTgaggggtggcatttctttggggggggccgcacagcccttcatgtgctcgccagaggtagcctgactgccattaggtactgagatgagatcctcagaccccttgtgagaccatatgctgggacaacatgtcttgctccatccattggtgttctttagtagtggtttctgtgcagcaattcaaccatgtaggcctgattcacgcagtcttctctgaacagttgatgttgagatgtgtctgttacttgaacttgaGGTATTTACTTGGGCTGCAACTTCCAAGgctggtaactctgggtcttccattcctgtggtggtcctcatgagagccagtttcatcacagcgcttgatgggttttgtgactgcacttgaagaaacattaaaAGTtagaaatgttccgtattgactgaccatgtctgaaagtaatgaactgtcatttctctttacttatttgagccgttcttgccataatatggacttggtcttttaacaaatagggctatcttctgtataccccctaccttgtcacaacacaactgattggctcaaatgcattgaaacttcttatggctgcaggggcagtattgagtagcttggatgaaaggtgcccagagtaaacggcctgctcctcaatcccagttgctaatatatgcatattattagtagtattggatagaaaacactctgaagattctagaactgtttgaatgatgtctgtgagtttaacataactcatatggcagacaaaaaccctgagaagaaatccaaacaggaagtgggaaatctgaggttggtcaatTTTCAACCCAGCAcatattgaatacacagtgggatatggataaagttgcacttccttgggcttccactagatgtcaaccgtctttagaaacttgaatgagacttctactgtgttgtggagcCGGATGGGAGCTcattgagtcagtggtctggcagagagccaggtcacatgatagcgacctgcgttccatggctttcctacagacaatggaattctccggttggaacgttattgaacttttatgataacaacatcctaaagattgattctatacttagtttgacaagtttcttcgacctgtaatataacttttcgTCTGAAGTTCGGatggacctgcacgagcgtttggatatgtataaaacaaaagtagctacttggacataaataatggacattatcgaacaaatcaagcatttattgtggaactaggatccctgggagtgcattctgatgaagatcgtcaaagggaatatttataatgttatttctgatttctgttgactccaacatggcggatattttttatttatttttctgagcgccgtctcagattattgaatggtttgctttttccgtaaagtttttttgaaatctgacacagcggttgcattaaggagaagtctatctttaattctttGAATAACACTAGtatattttatcaatgtttattatgagtatttctgcaacaTCACCGGAAGTTTTGGAATCAAACATTATtgcacgtaaggcgccaatgtaaactgagattttttaatataaatatgcacattatcgaacaaaacatacatgtattgtgttgagtgtcatctgatgaagatcatcaaaggttagtgattaattttatctagaTTTATGCTTTTTGTTagtcctatctttggctggaaaaatggctgtgtgtttttccgacttggcggtgatctaacatcatatgttgtgctttagcaCAACCAAATTGCCAGAGTGTTAgagtgttcagcccagtaatccatcttcatgaggcgcaagcatttcatccagacaaaaactcaaaaagttctgttacagccctttagaaacatgtcaaacgatgtacggAATAAAtagttaggatgtttttaacataaaacatcaataatgttacaaccggagaattcctttggcTTCAGagaagcactggaacgagaggtaactgtcgggagcgcgcgtcatgagaccaaggctctctgccagaccacagACTCAAAGAGGTcccatgagcccctcctttatagtagaatcctcattcattcaagtttcaaaagacggttga from Oncorhynchus keta strain PuntledgeMale-10-30-2019 chromosome 7, Oket_V2, whole genome shotgun sequence includes the following:
- the LOC118386262 gene encoding uncharacterized protein LOC118386262 isoform X1 — encoded protein: MAEKPEAGDSEDEVEDVYEVERIIDMRTEEGEVLYRVRWKNYSSDDDTWEPEAHLEDCREVLLGYKRALAEAKVKKDQDAKKGMVSPIQEDHSHHKKGLKLPMKSDVFDADSDSDKDKPTDLPVKKKKKKKPQEEEALPSKEKRKKKKDKRKEDFRPRPAPESDEEELSPPPTPGRNTKMSDSKKRFVESDEEEAPVPSKKHRKDKSKEGGKHRKKDNMEEGKKKKTKKDQRGDLESTEDESTAPLEEELSEGPSESQTDDTTPTEKSRNDDKPKIKKGKSDLRLQGIKDFLQDRKGKKPETTSPTLSTSGLAKLKSLASFKSQSRDEPTPTSDSSDTPAHVHKKAKGKSQEATSAPPKIPSSSSGAGASTSKAREEESKEEVGGDKEPATSTNLFEKFLLNCEAKDRVPRKQMVHQPTPAENTKPLKLIGKVEKRTKPTKESPARKPEPDKTKHKDAFRPSHSPAAVETSDKAEAEDEPVQKSKFGGDERREEAQRLERRTQDDDRRRRRREDSEPRLFIACDDNQDALESADKSDKGQASLNLGMDLNLDWMTLEDFQKHLNGEDEILSAPPLSPSELRDAVKSGDYMSVKLALNSKEDYNLDQEACTVEQKSLSGKEKHLNEEKKSLSDNEERPLCAADNPHRRGNPHRERSPLYKGHHLHKQENPSHDEENPSRNEENTSCDVVKTLCDMERALCDIKNCAEESSSSDDENSSGDEVEGQRLDSNVPSGSDPLPSKAESSCDNNESEQSLQKTSQTKKPCSKKCVPRKGTRSNLRSSTKMTVSTCSMTDDGKRKWDKKYFCLYCNEPHHKIARHLERMHAEEAAVAHAISFPKLSKIRSLLLDQLRNKGNYLHNLEVLQSGDGEIVTKKRPSYNGVSVRDYLPCQYCLAFFNKIDLWKHEGSCKARKGPDEKRGGKRVRVQAASSRLLPLPVYSTGGCEEIIHNMNQDDIQCHIKNDPLICKYGNALSAKHGHAKSQFTYISSKMRELARFVLTVNEMDCGVQYLHEVCVPSKFKLAVHAARKMSGHDPTSDRYKTPSLALKIGYSLKRATEIAFGESRMTEDREAEAQAKRFIELLENNWNNCFSGLSLSDVPQCDEVDVTSLTEDLIKLQKFLKVAEDTAKRELLESPTNAVWKKLNETLLAEIALFNRKRTGEVAKMLLETYTNRKKSPASADIFNSLSRLEQELGDDKLTRVEIEGKNGRTMPVLLTARMISSLEILIANRDKVGVSKDNPYVFARSPDAASYVRGSDCLRKFGRACNAKNPESLIHATVRKEVAIHCQILNLNESELDQVAKLLGHDTQVHKEYYRLSENAAHLAEISKLLLAMDQVPVVIPGPSEERIVSPTYGTYPAGTDSARTYPSGTYPTGSSYPTGTYSAKSYTIGLQPIRSYHAGTYPSKSYPSGSHSPRSCSAGTDSARAYPTGINPASSYPTVTHPAETYRVASYASGTYLAETHDARSCTEKTQLANACPASPYDLSSPARSFSSGMNPVRSYPAGTYAAQTLPAQTLPARTVIIPTLHAQTLPAQTLPTQTLPVGAVPAGAVPVGTGSVGTGKLGTVWKQRMWSDAAKAAVNRQMGHFISMMEVPGKRDCEVCLHNEPALRDRTWRDIKNYVHNTVKSIKRKNGLTRADPTKQTKKGLAKKQKETIEAKSAKDWVGGTMTVPEQGQEAGPVATPRKPKIWSNEAQAAVRRQLGDFTKLMKIPGKKECDACLAAEPALQGRTWKDVKNYVHNTLKTMCRRHSSGKQNMDHEKPSPYTQNPGVQQNPGVHQKSGVPLGLPEEPPVYLSL
- the LOC118386262 gene encoding uncharacterized protein LOC118386262 isoform X2, which encodes MAEKPEAGDSEDEVEDVYEVERIIDMRTEEGEVLYRVRWKNYSSDDDTWEPEAHLEDCREVLLGYKRALAEAKVKKDQDAKKGMKLPMKSDVFDADSDSDKDKPTDLPVKKKKKKKPQEEEALPSKEKRKKKKDKRKEDFRPRPAPESDEEELSPPPTPGRNTKMSDSKKRFVESDEEEAPVPSKKHRKDKSKEGGKHRKKDNMEEGKKKKTKKDQRGDLESTEDESTAPLEEELSEGPSESQTDDTTPTEKSRNDDKPKIKKGKSDLRLQGIKDFLQDRKGKKPETTSPTLSTSGLAKLKSLASFKSQSRDEPTPTSDSSDTPAHVHKKAKGKSQEATSAPPKIPSSSSGAGASTSKAREEESKEEVGGDKEPATSTNLFEKFLLNCEAKDRVPRKQMVHQPTPAENTKPLKLIGKVEKRTKPTKESPARKPEPDKTKHKDAFRPSHSPAAVETSDKAEAEDEPVQKSKFGGDERREEAQRLERRTQDDDRRRRRREDSEPRLFIACDDNQDALESADKSDKGQASLNLGMDLNLDWMTLEDFQKHLNGEDEILSAPPLSPSELRDAVKSGDYMSVKLALNSKEDYNLDQEACTVEQKSLSGKEKHLNEEKKSLSDNEERPLCAADNPHRRGNPHRERSPLYKGHHLHKQENPSHDEENPSRNEENTSCDVVKTLCDMERALCDIKNCAEESSSSDDENSSGDEVEGQRLDSNVPSGSDPLPSKAESSCDNNESEQSLQKTSQTKKPCSKKCVPRKGTRSNLRSSTKMTVSTCSMTDDGKRKWDKKYFCLYCNEPHHKIARHLERMHAEEAAVAHAISFPKLSKIRSLLLDQLRNKGNYLHNLEVLQSGDGEIVTKKRPSYNGVSVRDYLPCQYCLAFFNKIDLWKHEGSCKARKGPDEKRGGKRVRVQAASSRLLPLPVYSTGGCEEIIHNMNQDDIQCHIKNDPLICKYGNALSAKHGHAKSQFTYISSKMRELARFVLTVNEMDCGVQYLHEVCVPSKFKLAVHAARKMSGHDPTSDRYKTPSLALKIGYSLKRATEIAFGESRMTEDREAEAQAKRFIELLENNWNNCFSGLSLSDVPQCDEVDVTSLTEDLIKLQKFLKVAEDTAKRELLESPTNAVWKKLNETLLAEIALFNRKRTGEVAKMLLETYTNRKKSPASADIFNSLSRLEQELGDDKLTRVEIEGKNGRTMPVLLTARMISSLEILIANRDKVGVSKDNPYVFARSPDAASYVRGSDCLRKFGRACNAKNPESLIHATVRKEVAIHCQILNLNESELDQVAKLLGHDTQVHKEYYRLSENAAHLAEISKLLLAMDQVPVVIPGPSEERIVSPTYGTYPAGTDSARTYPSGTYPTGSSYPTGTYSAKSYTIGLQPIRSYHAGTYPSKSYPSGSHSPRSCSAGTDSARAYPTGINPASSYPTVTHPAETYRVASYASGTYLAETHDARSCTEKTQLANACPASPYDLSSPARSFSSGMNPVRSYPAGTYAAQTLPAQTLPARTVIIPTLHAQTLPAQTLPTQTLPVGAVPAGAVPVGTGSVGTGKLGTVWKQRMWSDAAKAAVNRQMGHFISMMEVPGKRDCEVCLHNEPALRDRTWRDIKNYVHNTVKSIKRKNGLTRADPTKQTKKGLAKKQKETIEAKSAKDWVGGTMTVPEQGQEAGPVATPRKPKIWSNEAQAAVRRQLGDFTKLMKIPGKKECDACLAAEPALQGRTWKDVKNYVHNTLKTMCRRHSSGKQNMDHEKPSPYTQNPGVQQNPGVHQKSGVPLGLPEEPPVYLSL
- the LOC118386262 gene encoding uncharacterized protein LOC118386262 isoform X3 codes for the protein MIFSFTDNGHDEQKACTVEQKSLSGKEKHLNEEKKSLSDNEERPLCAADNPHRRGNPHRERSPLYKGHHLHKQENPSHDEENPSRNEENTSCDVVKTLCDMERALCDIKNCAEESSSSDDENSSGDEVEGQRLDSNVPSGSDPLPSKAESSCDNNESEQSLQKTSQTKKPCSKKCVPRKGTRSNLRSSTKMTVSTCSMTDDGKRKWDKKYFCLYCNEPHHKIARHLERMHAEEAAVAHAISFPKLSKIRSLLLDQLRNKGNYLHNLEVLQSGDGEIVTKKRPSYNGVSVRDYLPCQYCLAFFNKIDLWKHEGSCKARKGPDEKRGGKRVRVQAASSRLLPLPVYSTGGCEEIIHNMNQDDIQCHIKNDPLICKYGNALSAKHGHAKSQFTYISSKMRELARFVLTVNEMDCGVQYLHEVCVPSKFKLAVHAARKMSGHDPTSDRYKTPSLALKIGYSLKRATEIAFGESRMTEDREAEAQAKRFIELLENNWNNCFSGLSLSDVPQCDEVDVTSLTEDLIKLQKFLKVAEDTAKRELLESPTNAVWKKLNETLLAEIALFNRKRTGEVAKMLLETYTNRKKSPASADIFNSLSRLEQELGDDKLTRVEIEGKNGRTMPVLLTARMISSLEILIANRDKVGVSKDNPYVFARSPDAASYVRGSDCLRKFGRACNAKNPESLIHATVRKEVAIHCQILNLNESELDQVAKLLGHDTQVHKEYYRLSENAAHLAEISKLLLAMDQVPVVIPGPSEERIVSPTYGTYPAGTDSARTYPSGTYPTGSSYPTGTYSAKSYTIGLQPIRSYHAGTYPSKSYPSGSHSPRSCSAGTDSARAYPTGINPASSYPTVTHPAETYRVASYASGTYLAETHDARSCTEKTQLANACPASPYDLSSPARSFSSGMNPVRSYPAGTYAAQTLPAQTLPARTVIIPTLHAQTLPAQTLPTQTLPVGAVPAGAVPVGTGSVGTGKLGTVWKQRMWSDAAKAAVNRQMGHFISMMEVPGKRDCEVCLHNEPALRDRTWRDIKNYVHNTVKSIKRKNGLTRADPTKQTKKGLAKKQKETIEAKSAKDWVGGTMTVPEQGQEAGPVATPRKPKIWSNEAQAAVRRQLGDFTKLMKIPGKKECDACLAAEPALQGRTWKDVKNYVHNTLKTMCRRHSSGKQNMDHEKPSPYTQNPGVQQNPGVHQKSGVPLGLPEEPPVYLSL